The Streptomyces aurantiacus genome includes a region encoding these proteins:
- a CDS encoding MFS transporter, producing the protein MAAPSQANPAVRMSSPAGKWILLTTVLGSSMALLDSTVVNVALPTIGRDLDADLAGLQWTANAYMLTLAGLILLGGALGDRFGRRKVFVVGVVWFAVASLLCGLAPDEGVLIAARALQGIGGALLTPGSLALIQASFHPDDRARAVGLWSGFGGIGAAVGPFLGGWLVDGPGWRWVFLLNVPLALLCVPVALRHVPESKDDRVHGRGFDVLGAALGALALALVTYALIEAPGGSVPVVAVTASAGVAAGVAFVAVERRRADPMMPLDIFASRQFTAVNLVTLCVYAAFGGFFFLSVLQLQVVAGYTALGAGTALLPTTVLMLFLSARSGELAQRVGPRIPLTVGPLLCAAGMLLMLRVGEDASYVRDVLPAVLVLGLGMVTLVAPLTATVLASVDMGRAGLASGVNNAAARAAGLVAVAALPLLVGMGEEAYRSADAFDEAFRRAMPLCAGLLLVGAVIAFATVRKPPPGCLRPECLTHGGVTAPPLEPNQSRGRLE; encoded by the coding sequence ATGGCTGCCCCTTCGCAGGCGAATCCGGCCGTCAGGATGTCCAGTCCCGCCGGGAAGTGGATCCTGCTGACCACGGTGCTCGGGTCGAGCATGGCGCTGCTGGACTCGACCGTGGTGAACGTCGCGCTGCCCACGATCGGCCGCGACCTCGACGCGGACCTGGCCGGTCTCCAGTGGACCGCCAACGCCTACATGCTGACTCTCGCGGGCCTGATCCTCCTGGGCGGAGCCCTCGGTGACCGCTTCGGACGGCGGAAGGTGTTCGTCGTCGGCGTGGTCTGGTTCGCGGTGGCCTCGCTGCTGTGCGGGCTCGCGCCCGACGAGGGCGTGCTCATCGCGGCCCGCGCGCTGCAGGGCATCGGCGGCGCGCTGCTCACGCCCGGTTCGCTCGCGCTGATCCAGGCCTCGTTCCACCCGGACGACCGGGCGAGGGCCGTGGGCCTGTGGTCGGGTTTCGGCGGCATCGGCGCGGCGGTCGGCCCCTTTCTGGGCGGCTGGCTGGTGGACGGCCCCGGCTGGCGCTGGGTGTTCCTCCTCAACGTTCCGCTCGCGCTGCTGTGTGTGCCGGTCGCCCTGCGTCACGTACCGGAGTCGAAGGACGACCGGGTCCACGGGCGTGGCTTCGACGTGCTCGGCGCCGCCCTCGGCGCGCTGGCGCTGGCCCTGGTGACGTACGCCCTCATCGAGGCGCCGGGCGGCTCGGTGCCCGTCGTGGCGGTGACGGCGTCCGCCGGTGTCGCGGCGGGCGTCGCCTTCGTGGCCGTGGAGCGGCGGCGGGCCGACCCGATGATGCCGCTCGACATCTTCGCGTCGCGCCAGTTCACGGCGGTCAACCTCGTCACGCTGTGCGTGTACGCGGCCTTCGGCGGCTTCTTCTTCCTGTCCGTGCTCCAGTTGCAGGTCGTGGCCGGATACACGGCCCTCGGCGCCGGTACGGCCCTGCTGCCGACGACGGTCCTGATGCTGTTCCTGTCGGCCCGCTCCGGCGAGCTCGCCCAGCGCGTGGGCCCCCGCATCCCGCTCACCGTGGGCCCGCTGCTGTGCGCGGCCGGGATGCTGCTGATGCTGCGGGTGGGCGAGGACGCGTCGTACGTGCGTGACGTGCTGCCCGCCGTCCTGGTGCTCGGCCTCGGCATGGTGACCCTGGTCGCGCCCCTCACCGCGACCGTGCTCGCCTCCGTGGACATGGGCCGGGCGGGCCTGGCCAGCGGGGTCAACAACGCGGCGGCCCGTGCCGCGGGTCTTGTCGCGGTGGCCGCGCTGCCGCTGCTGGTCGGCATGGGCGAGGAGGCGTACCGCTCGGCGGACGCCTTCGACGAGGCCTTCCGCCGGGCCATGCCCCTGTGTGCGGGCCTCCTGCTCGTGGGCGCGGTGATCGCCTTCGCGACGGTACGGAAGCCGCCGCCGGGCTGCCTGCGCCCGGAATGCCTCACGCACGGCGGGGTGACGGCCCCGCCGCTGGAGCCGAACCAGTCGCGCGGGCGTCTCGAGTAG
- a CDS encoding DUF3151 domain-containing protein has protein sequence MSIHENLLGGPPPTHLPDDPEPRELLANGTAPADVAAKYPTSSLAWAQLADEAYERGSVVESYAYARTGYHRGLDSLRRGGWKGHGPVPWEHEPNRGFLRALHGLARAAQAIGEQEEYERCSQFLKDSSPAAAQTLG, from the coding sequence ATGTCCATTCACGAGAACCTCCTCGGGGGACCGCCCCCGACCCACCTGCCCGACGACCCGGAGCCGCGCGAGCTCCTGGCGAACGGCACCGCACCGGCCGACGTCGCCGCGAAGTACCCGACCTCCTCGCTCGCCTGGGCCCAGCTGGCCGACGAGGCGTACGAGCGCGGCAGTGTCGTCGAGTCGTACGCGTACGCCCGTACCGGCTACCACCGAGGCCTCGACTCCCTGCGGCGGGGCGGCTGGAAGGGCCACGGCCCGGTGCCGTGGGAGCACGAGCCGAACCGCGGCTTCCTGCGCGCCCTGCACGGCCTCGCCCGCGCCGCCCAGGCGATCGGCGAGCAGGAGGAGTACGAGCGCTGCTCGCAGTTCCTGAAGGACTCCTCCCCGGCGGCGGCCCAGACCCTGGGCTAG
- a CDS encoding tryptophan 2,3-dioxygenase family protein, with amino-acid sequence MSQQAQPQEASEPETPHLDFQGTTPYEDYVQADVLTHLQHTLSDDPGEMVFLVTTQVMELWFTVIVHEWETAAKALREDRVPVAVAALKRSVRELEALTASWKPLGQLTPAQFNSYRSALGEGSGFQSAMYRRMEFLLGDKSASMLVPHRGAPRVHAELEKALHEPGLYDEVLRLLARRGHAIPASVVERDVSQRYEPSPEVEAVWTDLYAGDESAELARLGEALTDVAELVWRWRNDHLVATRRAMGSKTGTGGSAGVAWLEKRARKNVFPELWTARSHV; translated from the coding sequence ATGTCCCAACAGGCTCAGCCCCAAGAGGCTTCGGAGCCCGAGACCCCGCATCTCGACTTCCAGGGCACGACCCCGTACGAGGACTACGTCCAGGCGGACGTCCTCACCCACCTCCAGCACACCCTCTCCGACGACCCCGGCGAGATGGTCTTCCTGGTGACGACCCAGGTCATGGAGCTGTGGTTCACCGTCATCGTCCACGAGTGGGAGACCGCGGCGAAGGCGCTGCGCGAGGACCGGGTGCCGGTCGCGGTGGCGGCCCTCAAGCGCTCGGTACGGGAGCTGGAGGCGCTGACCGCCTCCTGGAAGCCGCTCGGCCAGCTCACTCCGGCCCAGTTCAACTCGTACCGCAGCGCTCTCGGTGAGGGCTCCGGTTTCCAGTCCGCGATGTACCGGCGGATGGAGTTCCTGCTCGGCGACAAGTCGGCGTCCATGCTGGTGCCGCACCGGGGCGCGCCCCGCGTCCACGCCGAGCTGGAGAAGGCCCTGCACGAACCGGGCCTGTACGACGAGGTGCTGCGGCTGCTCGCGCGACGCGGGCACGCGATCCCCGCCTCGGTCGTCGAACGTGACGTGTCCCAGCGTTACGAGCCGTCGCCCGAGGTCGAGGCCGTCTGGACGGACCTGTACGCCGGGGACGAGAGCGCCGAACTCGCCCGGCTCGGCGAGGCGTTGACCGATGTCGCCGAACTCGTGTGGCGCTGGCGCAACGACCATCTCGTCGCCACCCGGCGGGCGATGGGCTCGAAGACGGGCACGGGCGGCTCGGCCGGTGTGGCCTGGCTGGAGAAGCGGGCCCGCAAGAACGTGTTCCCCGAGCTGTGGACGGCGCGGTCCCATGTCTGA
- the kynU gene encoding kynureninase — translation MSEPYGSHGSDRSDGSYAERAAALDAVDELGKLRAQFVLDDTVYLDGNSLGALPRSVPGRVEDVVRRQWGSLRIRSWDESGWWTAPERIGDRIAPLVGAAAGQIVVGDSTSVNVFKAVVGAVRLAAGQEEGGNGPGLRNEVLVDATTFPTDGYIAASAARLTGCTLRPVAPGEVRGALSERTAAVLLNHVDYRTGRLHDLPSLTAAIHAVGAVAVWDLCHSAGALPVGLDEHGVDLAVGCTYKYLNGGPGSPAYLYVRRDHQARFDSPLPGWNSHADPFGMDPDYTPAPGAVRGRVGTPDILSMLALEAALEVWDDVSIEAVRAKSLALTDFFLECVAAYVPEGAVESVTPSAHTERGSQVALRCADAGEVMRRLIGRGVVGDFREPDILRFGFTPLYVGFGDVERAARVLGEIFRPEHLSPSGV, via the coding sequence ATGTCTGAGCCGTACGGGTCGCATGGTTCGGACAGGTCGGACGGGTCGTATGCCGAGAGGGCGGCCGCGCTGGACGCCGTGGACGAACTGGGCAAGCTGCGCGCGCAGTTCGTGCTGGACGACACGGTGTACCTGGACGGGAACTCGCTCGGCGCGCTGCCGCGCTCGGTGCCCGGGCGGGTCGAGGACGTCGTGCGCCGGCAGTGGGGTTCGCTGCGGATCCGGTCGTGGGACGAGAGCGGCTGGTGGACCGCGCCGGAGCGGATCGGCGACCGGATCGCGCCGCTGGTGGGCGCGGCGGCGGGGCAGATCGTCGTCGGCGACTCGACAAGTGTCAACGTGTTCAAGGCGGTTGTGGGCGCGGTCCGGCTCGCGGCCGGGCAGGAAGAGGGCGGGAACGGCCCGGGCCTTCGCAACGAGGTCCTGGTCGACGCGACGACGTTCCCCACGGACGGCTACATCGCCGCGTCGGCCGCGCGGCTCACGGGCTGCACGCTGCGCCCGGTGGCGCCCGGCGAGGTGCGGGGTGCCCTGAGCGAACGTACGGCGGCGGTGCTGCTGAACCACGTCGACTACCGCACGGGCCGGCTGCACGACCTGCCGTCCCTGACGGCGGCGATCCACGCCGTGGGAGCCGTCGCCGTCTGGGACCTCTGCCACAGTGCCGGCGCCCTGCCGGTCGGTCTCGACGAACACGGCGTGGACCTGGCGGTCGGCTGCACCTACAAGTACCTGAACGGCGGCCCCGGTTCACCGGCGTACCTCTACGTCCGCCGGGACCACCAGGCACGCTTCGACTCACCACTGCCGGGCTGGAACTCGCACGCCGACCCGTTCGGCATGGACCCGGACTACACCCCGGCCCCCGGGGCCGTCCGCGGTCGCGTCGGCACCCCGGACATCCTCTCCATGCTCGCCCTGGAGGCGGCTCTGGAGGTCTGGGACGACGTCTCGATCGAGGCGGTCCGTGCCAAGTCCCTCGCACTGACGGACTTCTTCCTGGAGTGCGTCGCGGCGTACGTGCCCGAGGGGGCCGTGGAGTCGGTGACCCCGTCCGCCCACACCGAGCGGGGCAGCCAGGTCGCGCTGCGCTGCGCCGACGCGGGCGAGGTGATGCGCCGCCTGATCGGGCGCGGAGTGGTCGGCGACTTCCGCGAACCGGACATCCTGCGCTTCGGTTTCACACCGCTGTACGTGGGATTCGGGGACGTGGAGCGGGCGGCACGGGTGCTGGGGGAGATCTTCCGGCCCGAGCACCTCAGCCCGTCCGGCGTCTGA
- a CDS encoding TetR/AcrR family transcriptional regulator, which produces MTGPAEAEPEPGTVRPGGRTARVRTAVLRAAGDVLAEQGFAHLDLADVARRAEVGKTTVYRRWGSVTGLVADLLGDMAEQSLPRTDTGTVLGDLRANAALVRRTLADPRQGALFRAVIAAATCDRRTAEALRHFYDVRVAEWAPCVEQAVTRGELPPRTDPSAVVRAVSAPLYYALLTTGVAPGTADAERAAEAAVAAAAAGVFVAGP; this is translated from the coding sequence ATGACCGGACCGGCCGAGGCCGAGCCCGAGCCCGGCACCGTCCGTCCCGGCGGCCGTACCGCCCGGGTCCGTACGGCCGTGCTGCGGGCCGCCGGGGACGTACTGGCCGAGCAGGGGTTCGCCCATCTCGACCTGGCCGACGTGGCCCGGCGCGCCGAGGTGGGCAAGACGACCGTGTACCGGCGCTGGGGTTCGGTCACCGGCCTCGTCGCCGACCTGCTCGGCGACATGGCCGAGCAGTCGCTGCCCCGAACCGATACGGGCACCGTGCTCGGCGATCTGCGCGCCAACGCCGCGCTGGTGCGTCGTACGCTCGCCGATCCCCGCCAGGGGGCGCTGTTCCGGGCGGTGATCGCCGCCGCGACGTGCGACCGGCGCACCGCGGAAGCCCTGCGGCACTTCTACGACGTACGCGTCGCGGAGTGGGCTCCGTGCGTCGAACAGGCCGTCACCCGGGGGGAGTTGCCCCCGAGGACGGACCCGTCCGCGGTCGTGCGGGCGGTGTCCGCACCGCTGTACTACGCGCTGCTCACCACCGGGGTGGCGCCGGGGACGGCCGACGCCGAGCGCGCCGCGGAGGCGGCGGTCGCCGCGGCGGCGGCCGGGGTGTTCGTCGCCGGGCCGTGA
- a CDS encoding alpha/beta hydrolase, giving the protein MPDDARDAAEEESAFSHPPVDPDATAAYGDHPDQVVDFYAPRGGEESAPLVVVLHGGAWRAPYDRRHITPFADFLARRGFAVANVEYRRGSTIPAQGGTGPVAGRWPDTFDDVAAALDAMPGLVREALPGADARRTVVTGHSAGGQLALWAAARHLLPADAPWYLGRPAPLRGVVALAPIADFTVAEKLDVCSGASLQLLGGEAKFEERQPYADPALLLPTGIATTLVQGRTDTVVPQAVAEAYADAAAKAGEVVGLTLLEDVGHFPLIDPAADACAVVAEEIAQLAW; this is encoded by the coding sequence ATGCCGGACGACGCCCGCGACGCCGCGGAGGAGGAGTCGGCCTTCTCGCACCCGCCCGTCGACCCCGACGCCACCGCCGCGTACGGCGACCACCCCGACCAGGTCGTCGACTTCTACGCCCCGCGCGGCGGCGAGGAGTCGGCCCCGCTCGTCGTCGTCCTGCACGGCGGCGCCTGGCGGGCCCCGTACGACCGGCGGCACATCACTCCGTTCGCGGACTTCCTGGCCAGGCGGGGCTTCGCCGTCGCCAACGTCGAGTACCGGCGCGGCAGCACGATCCCGGCGCAGGGCGGAACGGGTCCGGTCGCGGGGCGCTGGCCCGACACCTTCGACGACGTCGCGGCGGCACTCGACGCGATGCCGGGTCTCGTGCGGGAGGCCCTGCCGGGGGCCGACGCGCGCCGCACGGTGGTCACCGGTCACTCGGCGGGCGGCCAGCTGGCCCTCTGGGCCGCCGCGCGCCACCTGCTGCCGGCCGACGCGCCCTGGTACCTGGGCCGGCCCGCCCCGCTGCGCGGTGTGGTGGCACTCGCCCCGATCGCCGACTTCACGGTCGCGGAGAAACTGGACGTCTGTTCCGGAGCGTCTCTCCAACTCCTGGGCGGCGAGGCGAAGTTCGAGGAACGGCAGCCGTACGCCGATCCGGCCCTGCTCCTCCCGACGGGCATCGCCACGACGCTGGTGCAGGGCAGGACGGACACGGTCGTGCCGCAGGCGGTCGCCGAGGCGTACGCGGACGCGGCGGCGAAGGCCGGCGAGGTGGTGGGGCTGACGCTCCTGGAGGACGTGGGCCACTTCCCGCTGATCGACCCGGCGGCGGACGCGTGCGCGGTGGTGGCGGAGGAGATCGCACAGCTGGCCTGGTAG
- a CDS encoding alpha/beta hydrolase: MATDPSARDSSPEPWPELTSEPPLRRLRRPAGWGRLRRGLLAALVTAAVVVPVSAAAVHPEIPAPAPARVGTVTASTLDRVYTANRANAQEASRMAADHGDRGRAAAVRAMASPSRDFLSFDARGSGLAVEVFGDLAEADHVAVIVPGSDTTLDTYDRFREGALALHRRLGARAAVVAWLGYETPGTISPEVLTPGRAEQAAPELREFTAELRTVNGRAGISLLCHSYGTVVCARAASGPGVSDLVFFGSPGTGAESAAGLRTKARVWAGRGADDWIAGVPHTEADLFGTTIGFGTDPVSPAFGARVFAAGGGGHSDYLRPGSVSLDNLARIVLGETSAVTRA; this comes from the coding sequence GTGGCGACGGACCCGTCAGCACGGGATTCGTCACCGGAGCCGTGGCCGGAGCTGACGTCGGAGCCGCCGCTGAGGCGGCTGCGGCGGCCGGCCGGCTGGGGCAGGCTGCGGCGCGGACTGCTCGCCGCGCTGGTCACGGCCGCCGTGGTCGTCCCGGTCTCCGCCGCGGCGGTGCATCCGGAGATACCGGCTCCCGCCCCGGCCCGCGTCGGCACGGTCACCGCGTCGACGCTGGACAGGGTGTACACGGCGAACCGGGCGAACGCCCAAGAGGCCTCCCGGATGGCCGCGGACCACGGAGACCGGGGCCGGGCGGCCGCGGTCCGTGCCATGGCGAGCCCGTCCCGGGACTTCCTCTCCTTCGACGCCCGCGGTTCCGGCCTCGCCGTAGAGGTGTTCGGCGACCTTGCGGAGGCCGACCACGTGGCGGTCATCGTGCCCGGCTCCGACACGACCCTGGACACGTACGACCGCTTCCGTGAGGGCGCCCTCGCCCTGCACCGGAGGCTCGGGGCACGTGCCGCGGTGGTCGCCTGGCTCGGCTACGAGACGCCCGGCACGATCAGCCCCGAGGTGCTCACCCCGGGCCGGGCCGAGCAGGCGGCACCCGAACTGCGTGAGTTCACAGCCGAGTTGAGGACTGTGAACGGGCGCGCCGGGATTTCCCTGCTCTGCCACTCGTACGGGACGGTCGTGTGCGCCCGTGCGGCGAGCGGCCCCGGCGTCTCCGACCTCGTGTTCTTCGGCAGCCCCGGCACCGGCGCAGAGTCCGCGGCCGGCCTCCGCACGAAGGCCCGGGTCTGGGCGGGCCGCGGCGCCGACGACTGGATCGCCGGCGTCCCGCACACCGAGGCCGACCTCTTCGGCACGACGATCGGCTTCGGCACCGACCCCGTGTCCCCGGCCTTCGGCGCCCGGGTGTTCGCGGCGGGCGGCGGCGGCCACAGCGACTACCTCAGGCCGGGCTCGGTGTCCCTGGACAACCTCGCCCGGATCGTCCTCGGCGAGACATCGGCGGTGACCCGTGCGTGA
- a CDS encoding acyltransferase family protein has product MREVIRRLGAAAKRIDAATPADRDRSVDALRAFAILGVVLGHWLVTALVADGGTLRTSSPLAHMPWLAPVSWVFQTLAVFFLVGGHVATRSYGSARARGTTYGRWLGTRLSRLFKPVAAVVGLWAVATVGLLVTGADLKTVHALLKLVLSPLWFLLVFAALTTLTPLVTRINPLWPLAVVLHVDLIRFGLGGPPWLGWVSVAAGWLVPYTLGAAWTRGELTRRSGWVLLTGGAVTTAVLVAWGGYPASMVGVPGAAVSNLDPPTLAAVTFGLAQCGLALLLRDPLRRAMRRPVLWAGVALVNLSAMTIFLWHQTALMSVTATGLLAGRLPGLHTTPDDLGWVAFRLAWLPVFALALSVCWAAFRSYEQGHRRRVRRTRRPSRVVRTHRVAVESKEARRA; this is encoded by the coding sequence GTGCGTGAGGTGATACGGCGCCTGGGCGCCGCAGCGAAGCGGATCGACGCGGCGACGCCCGCGGACCGGGACCGCAGCGTCGACGCCCTGCGCGCCTTCGCGATACTCGGCGTCGTACTGGGTCACTGGCTCGTCACCGCCCTGGTCGCCGACGGCGGCACCCTGCGCACGTCCAGCCCGCTGGCGCACATGCCGTGGCTGGCGCCCGTCTCCTGGGTCTTCCAGACACTGGCCGTGTTCTTCCTGGTGGGCGGGCACGTCGCGACCAGGAGCTACGGGTCGGCGCGGGCCCGCGGCACGACGTACGGACGCTGGCTCGGTACGCGCCTGTCCCGGCTCTTCAAGCCGGTGGCGGCCGTCGTCGGGCTGTGGGCCGTGGCCACCGTCGGCCTGCTCGTGACGGGCGCCGACCTGAAGACGGTGCACGCGCTGCTGAAGCTGGTCCTGTCCCCGCTCTGGTTCCTGCTGGTCTTCGCCGCGCTGACGACACTGACCCCGCTGGTGACGCGGATCAACCCGCTGTGGCCGCTGGCCGTCGTTCTCCATGTGGATCTCATCCGGTTCGGACTCGGCGGCCCGCCCTGGCTCGGCTGGGTGAGCGTGGCAGCCGGCTGGCTGGTGCCCTACACCCTGGGCGCGGCCTGGACCCGGGGCGAGCTGACCCGGCGTTCCGGCTGGGTGCTGCTCACGGGAGGAGCGGTGACGACGGCCGTGCTGGTTGCGTGGGGCGGCTACCCCGCGTCGATGGTCGGGGTCCCAGGCGCCGCGGTGTCCAACCTCGACCCGCCGACCCTGGCAGCTGTCACCTTCGGCCTGGCCCAGTGCGGCCTCGCCCTGCTCCTGCGCGACCCGCTGCGGCGGGCGATGCGACGACCCGTGCTCTGGGCGGGGGTGGCGCTCGTCAACCTCTCCGCGATGACCATCTTCCTGTGGCACCAGACGGCACTGATGTCGGTCACCGCGACCGGCCTCCTCGCGGGCCGCCTCCCCGGCCTGCACACCACCCCCGACGACCTCGGCTGGGTGGCGTTCCGCCTCGCCTGGCTCCCGGTCTTCGCCCTCGCCCTGTCCGTGTGCTGGGCCGCCTTCCGCTCCTACGAACAGGGGCACCGCCGCCGAGTCCGCCGAACCCGCCGTCCGTCACGCGTCGTGCGCACCCACCGCGTCGCCGTGGAATCGAAGGAGGCCCGCCGTGCCTAG
- a CDS encoding sensor histidine kinase, whose product MGLTSGGAPLPPLSRPRWLRRLPHVVICLIALGVGLRTDAMSAAYRLDVEFGLLAGTAQGVALVLALWRPVPAWWLSLSAAFVVAVAARSNMADMVAPGPNWPWLGPAIIAHAFILLLLALRMPASVALAVLTITGLITAFVQGVLGGGPYSGTGLLAVSVFAVAVLLGTAVRGNREARTQLVEQESLTAEERSRRTLLEERNRIARELHDVVAHHMSVISIQAQVAPHLVDNPSDELRENLDGIRQNALEALTELRRVLGVLRSENPDDPYGLGAPGTGAAPHAPQPTLDRLDVLVENTRTAGLTVTTEISGERLPLAPGVELSAYRIVQEALSNVLRHAPGSVVRVELTHFPRGLQIRVVNSAPRRPAPPSPGAGHGLLGMRERAMMLGGTLMAVETSCGGFTVAAFLPRSGVAVPTGSAPGDHAPEHRAPGAFDGNIPGTTNPVNRTYPTSPKTPKTPKNPTGDTS is encoded by the coding sequence GTGGGACTGACGTCCGGTGGGGCGCCCCTGCCGCCGCTGTCCCGTCCCCGTTGGCTGCGCCGGCTGCCGCACGTCGTGATCTGCCTGATCGCTCTCGGCGTCGGGCTCCGCACCGACGCGATGAGCGCCGCGTACCGGCTGGACGTCGAGTTCGGCCTGCTGGCCGGGACGGCGCAGGGCGTGGCCCTCGTACTCGCCCTGTGGCGGCCCGTTCCGGCGTGGTGGCTCTCGCTGTCCGCGGCCTTCGTGGTCGCGGTGGCCGCGCGGTCGAACATGGCGGACATGGTTGCGCCCGGTCCCAACTGGCCCTGGCTCGGGCCCGCGATCATCGCGCACGCCTTCATCCTCCTTCTGCTCGCGCTGCGGATGCCCGCCAGTGTGGCCCTCGCGGTGCTGACGATCACCGGGCTGATCACGGCGTTCGTCCAGGGCGTCCTGGGCGGAGGGCCCTACTCGGGCACGGGCCTGCTGGCGGTCTCCGTGTTCGCCGTCGCGGTCCTCCTCGGCACCGCCGTGCGCGGCAACCGCGAGGCCCGCACCCAGCTCGTCGAGCAGGAGTCCCTGACCGCCGAGGAGCGCTCCCGCCGCACCCTCCTGGAGGAGCGCAACCGCATCGCCCGCGAACTGCACGACGTGGTCGCCCACCACATGTCGGTCATCTCCATCCAGGCCCAGGTCGCCCCGCACCTGGTGGACAACCCCTCCGACGAGCTGAGGGAGAACCTCGACGGCATCCGGCAGAACGCCCTGGAGGCGCTCACCGAGCTGCGCAGGGTCCTCGGCGTGCTGCGCTCGGAGAACCCCGACGACCCGTACGGTCTCGGCGCGCCCGGCACCGGTGCCGCCCCCCACGCTCCGCAGCCCACCCTCGACCGCCTGGATGTCCTGGTCGAGAACACCCGCACCGCCGGGCTGACGGTGACCACGGAGATCAGCGGCGAGCGGCTTCCCCTGGCGCCCGGTGTGGAGCTGTCCGCGTACCGGATCGTCCAGGAGGCGCTGAGCAACGTGTTGCGGCACGCGCCCGGGTCCGTGGTGCGGGTGGAGCTCACCCACTTCCCGCGCGGGCTGCAGATCCGGGTCGTCAACTCCGCGCCGAGGAGACCGGCCCCGCCCTCTCCCGGTGCGGGACACGGTCTGCTCGGGATGCGGGAGCGGGCGATGATGCTCGGTGGCACGCTCATGGCCGTGGAGACGTCCTGCGGAGGCTTCACGGTGGCGGCGTTCCTGCCCCGCTCCGGCGTCGCCGTGCCGACCGGCTCCGCACCGGGGGACCACGCACCCGAACACCGGGCGCCAGGCGCCTTCGACGGCAACATCCCAGGCACCACGAACCCAGTGAACCGCACGTATCCCACGAGCCCTAAGACCCCCAAGACCCCCAAGAACCCCACCGGAGACACTTCATGA
- a CDS encoding response regulator — translation MTSGSIRVLIADDQQMVRQGFTVLLNTQPDIDVVGQAVDGLDAIAKVAELTPDVVLMDIRMPELGGIEATRRITDETPQIRVLVLTTFDLDEYVYEALRAGASGFLLKDASADQLAEAVRIVAAGDALLAPGITRRLIAEFSRLDSTPRAPLKQRVGELTERETEVLALIAQGLSNAEIAERLFVAEQTVKTHVGRILVKLGLRDRTQAAVFAYECGLVRPTGY, via the coding sequence ATGACGAGCGGCAGCATCCGCGTACTCATCGCCGACGACCAGCAGATGGTCCGGCAGGGCTTCACGGTGCTGCTCAACACCCAGCCCGACATCGACGTGGTCGGTCAGGCGGTCGACGGCCTGGACGCGATCGCGAAGGTCGCCGAACTGACCCCGGACGTCGTCCTGATGGACATCCGCATGCCCGAGCTCGGCGGCATCGAGGCCACCCGCCGCATCACCGACGAGACCCCGCAGATCAGAGTCCTGGTGCTGACCACCTTCGACCTCGACGAGTACGTGTACGAGGCGCTGCGCGCGGGTGCCTCCGGGTTCCTGCTCAAGGACGCGTCCGCCGACCAGCTGGCGGAGGCGGTCAGGATCGTGGCAGCCGGCGACGCGCTGCTCGCGCCGGGGATCACCCGGCGTCTCATCGCGGAGTTCTCCCGGCTGGACTCCACGCCCCGCGCCCCGCTCAAGCAGCGCGTCGGCGAGCTGACCGAGCGCGAGACGGAGGTTCTCGCCCTCATCGCGCAGGGCCTGTCGAACGCGGAGATCGCCGAGCGGCTCTTCGTCGCCGAGCAGACCGTGAAGACCCACGTCGGCCGCATCCTCGTGAAGCTGGGCCTGCGGGACCGCACCCAGGCGGCCGTCTTCGCGTACGAGTGCGGGCTGGTCCGCCCCACCGGCTACTGA